Genomic segment of Deinococcus budaensis:
CCCGCCTGGACCTGGGACGCGCAGCGGCCTCAGCAAAGCGCGGCCAGTCCTCGTCCTCCCGCGCTTTGCTCAGGCCACCTTCTTGTCTCGTCCTTTTGCAAGCTGGCGCAGCTGCCCGATACCGTTGGCGAAGTCCGGGGGAAGCTGGGTGAGGCCGGTGTTTGACGGACCCGACCGATAGCTCGACCCTCCGACAACACACCTGTTTTCGACTTCGCCCACGGTATCGCTTCCCTGACGGAGGCCCATGACCGGGAGCCTGGGGTACGATTTAGAGGCAACGGAACGGAAGGCTGCTGTTGCTTCGCTGCTCCGCAGCCAGGAGTGTTGAACATGACCATCAGGACCGTCGCGGTGTGTGGCAGTGGAGTGCTGGGTTCGCAAATCGCCTTTCAGACCGCCTTCCACGGCTTCGACGTACGCGTCTATGACATCAACGACGAGGCCATCACCCGGGCCAGGGCCACGATGCAGGGCTTGCAGGAGCGGTATCAGCAGGACATCCAGGCCACGCCCGAACAGACCCAGGCCGCGCAGGGCCGCCTGTCGTTTTTCACCGACCTGGGCGAGGCGGTGCGCGGCGTGGAGCTGGTGATCGAGGCCATCCCGGAAGTCATCGACCTCAAGCGGGACTTCTACCAGAAGCTCGGCGCGATCGCCGACCTGGACACCATCTTCGCGACCAACACCTCGACCCTGCTGCCCAGTAACCTGATGGAGGCCACCGGGCGACCCGAGCGGTTCCTGGCCCTGCACTTTGCCAACCAGATCTGGGTGAACAACACGGCGGAGATCATGCGGACCCCGAGAACCGACGACGCCGTATTCGATCAGGTGGTGGCTTTCGCCAAAGACATCGGCATGGTCGCGCTGCCGCTGCACAAGGAGCAGCCAGGGTACATCCTCAATACCTTGCTGGTGCCGCTGCTGGGGGCAGCCCTGGAACTGGTCGTGAAGGGGGTCGCCGATCCACACACGGTGGACAAGACCTGGATGGTGGCGACCGGTGCGCCACGGGGACCCTTTGCCATTCTGGACGTGATCGGCCTGACGACGCCGTACAACATCAACATGGCG
This window contains:
- a CDS encoding 3-hydroxyacyl-CoA dehydrogenase, producing MTIRTVAVCGSGVLGSQIAFQTAFHGFDVRVYDINDEAITRARATMQGLQERYQQDIQATPEQTQAAQGRLSFFTDLGEAVRGVELVIEAIPEVIDLKRDFYQKLGAIADLDTIFATNTSTLLPSNLMEATGRPERFLALHFANQIWVNNTAEIMRTPRTDDAVFDQVVAFAKDIGMVALPLHKEQPGYILNTLLVPLLGAALELVVKGVADPHTVDKTWMVATGAPRGPFAILDVIGLTTPYNINMAAAAEGDEGRGAVAQYLKEQYIDRGKLGIATGEGFYTYPNPAYLQQDFLK